Proteins from one Desulfonema limicola genomic window:
- the panC gene encoding pantoate--beta-alanine ligase gives MKIIDTAGQMQKYADGVREKGKKISLVPTMGFLHQGHLSLIKEALKHGDEVVVSIFVNPAQFGPGEDLEKYPRSFERDCKLAEDAGASIIFSPDKEELYGKNYQTYVNLEKLPMHLCGISRPTHFRGVATIVTKLFLITKPHAAVFGQKDFQQLQVIRQMVKDLNFDIKIIGAPIVREDDGLAMSSRNTYLTPGQRKQALCLSQSLKQAFEMVKSGVIDASRIIEQAEKIISAHPETKIDYIAVCDPDTLSDIKIIQGPAIMALAVKVGNTRLIDNMMINQ, from the coding sequence ATAAAAATTATTGATACTGCAGGACAAATGCAGAAATATGCCGATGGTGTAAGGGAAAAAGGTAAAAAAATATCCCTGGTTCCCACTATGGGGTTTCTTCATCAAGGTCATTTATCCCTTATTAAAGAAGCTCTAAAACACGGAGATGAGGTTGTGGTGAGCATTTTTGTAAATCCTGCCCAGTTTGGCCCTGGGGAAGACCTGGAGAAATATCCCAGGAGCTTTGAAAGGGACTGCAAACTGGCTGAAGATGCTGGAGCATCTATTATATTTTCTCCTGACAAAGAAGAACTTTATGGGAAAAATTATCAGACCTATGTAAATCTTGAAAAACTGCCCATGCACCTTTGCGGGATTTCCAGGCCAACCCATTTCAGGGGTGTTGCCACAATAGTAACAAAGCTGTTTCTCATTACCAAGCCCCATGCTGCTGTTTTTGGTCAAAAAGACTTTCAGCAGCTCCAGGTTATCAGGCAGATGGTAAAGGACTTGAATTTTGATATAAAAATTATCGGTGCCCCCATTGTCAGGGAAGATGACGGACTTGCCATGAGTTCCCGCAACACTTACTTAACACCTGGGCAGAGAAAACAGGCTTTATGCCTCAGCCAGTCCCTTAAACAAGCATTTGAAATGGTTAAATCAGGAGTCATTGATGCTTCCCGGATAATTGAACAGGCTGAAAAAATCATTTCAGCTCATCCCGAAACAAAGATTGATTATATTGCTGTGTGTGATCCTGATACCCTTTCTGATATTAAAATAATTCAAGGGCCTGCAATAATGGCTCTTGCAGTTAAGGTAGGAAATACCCGCCTGATTGACAATATGATGATAAATCAATAA
- the metK gene encoding methionine adenosyltransferase has product MSEKFFFTSESVTEGHPDKVADAISDSILDAIMAQDKNCRVACETLVTTGLAMIAGEITTNCYVDMPQVVRETIRDIGYHSSQMGFDWQTCAVLTSIDQQSPDIAQGVNAGQGLFKDQGAGDQGLMFGFASDETPELMPMPIIYAHKLTHRLAKVRKNGALDFLRPDGKAQVTIEYENGVPKRLDTIVIAAQHKPDVSYEDLKEAIIEEVIKKVIPREMIDGDTRYFINATGKFVIGGPMGDCGVTGRKIIVDTYGGQGSHGGGCFSGKDPSKVDRSASYMGRHIAKNVVAAGISKKCEVQVAYAIGVAEPVSLMVDLMGTGKVPKEVVKKAIMETFDLRPAAIIEYLDLLRPIYRKTSAYGHFGRNEPEFSWEKTNMADTLREKVGL; this is encoded by the coding sequence ATGAGTGAAAAATTTTTTTTTACATCTGAATCTGTTACTGAAGGACATCCTGACAAGGTTGCAGATGCAATATCAGATTCAATTTTAGATGCTATAATGGCACAGGACAAGAATTGCCGCGTTGCATGTGAAACCCTTGTAACAACAGGGCTGGCAATGATTGCAGGTGAAATTACCACCAACTGTTATGTGGATATGCCCCAGGTTGTAAGGGAAACCATAAGGGATATAGGTTATCATTCCTCACAAATGGGTTTTGACTGGCAGACATGTGCTGTTCTGACAAGTATTGACCAGCAGTCTCCTGATATTGCCCAGGGTGTAAATGCAGGCCAGGGGCTTTTTAAGGATCAGGGCGCAGGAGACCAGGGGCTTATGTTTGGTTTTGCTTCTGATGAAACCCCTGAATTAATGCCCATGCCCATAATTTATGCCCATAAACTGACCCACCGTCTTGCCAAGGTTCGTAAAAACGGGGCACTTGATTTTCTTCGCCCTGATGGAAAAGCCCAGGTAACAATTGAATATGAAAATGGAGTACCAAAAAGGCTGGATACCATAGTTATTGCAGCACAGCATAAGCCGGATGTTTCTTATGAAGACCTGAAAGAGGCTATTATAGAGGAAGTAATAAAAAAGGTAATTCCCCGTGAGATGATTGACGGAGATACCCGTTATTTTATCAATGCTACCGGGAAATTTGTTATTGGCGGGCCTATGGGGGACTGTGGTGTTACAGGCCGCAAGATTATTGTTGATACTTACGGAGGCCAGGGAAGCCACGGGGGCGGATGTTTTTCAGGCAAAGACCCGTCCAAGGTTGACCGGAGCGCCTCTTACATGGGCCGTCATATTGCCAAAAACGTGGTAGCAGCAGGTATCTCAAAAAAATGCGAGGTACAGGTTGCCTATGCAATTGGTGTTGCAGAGCCGGTTTCCCTTATGGTTGATCTTATGGGTACTGGAAAGGTTCCCAAGGAAGTTGTTAAAAAAGCCATTATGGAGACCTTTGATTTAAGACCTGCTGCAATTATTGAATATCTTGATCTTTTACGCCCCATTT